In Patescibacteria group bacterium, the genomic window GCCAGATGCAAAATGCAATCAACAGCGGGCATATTTTCGGGAACGCCTTTGTTTAGGTCATATTTAATAAAAGAATACCGCGGGTCGTTTTTAAACTCGGCGATATTTTCTTCGGTCCCCGTTTCAAGGTTGTCTACAGAAATGATTTTTATTTGTTTATAAGCAGAGAACAAAAGCTTGGTAACAAAGTAAGCAAGAGAAGAAGCCCCGCCGGAAATAAAGATAACCGGGGCAGTTTTAAATTTAGCAAATTCAACTTTTTGGGCAGTCATTTAGGTATATTATAAAGCCAAAAACAAAAAATAAAAAGACTTTTTTCTGCCTTCAAGAGCATCCCCCATAGTACAAGGAGACTCCTTTTTTAAGGTCTCTCCTTTGTCTATGGGTTAAGGATACTGCCGGCTTACGATATAATCTTTTATTACCATTGTAGCTTTGCAATCGTCTTCGTTGTATTTCAAAATTCTGTCCAATATTTTGGGGTTTTTAGTTTCTAAATATTTGTTATACCACTGTATTGAAAGAGCGCCCGAAGGGGATTTGTCTCGCCACTTAAAGCCTATATATTGAGCTATGTCTTTTAAGGAATAACTGCTTAACGGCCAATCCGTGTGTTTATAAATAACATCTGTATACAAATCTATTGCGATATTCTTGCCAAAAAATTTGTCCAAAGCCTCCTCGGAAATTACATCGGGATAAAGTTCTCTTAACTTTTTATACACGGTTTTTTCGTGAGAAGCGTAATAATAAACAACAAACTCGTCTTTTGGCAAGGAATTTATATACTTCCAAAATTTAGCCCAAGCTTCTTTTTCAGCCGTTGGAGAGCCTGTTTTGGCGACAAAAGGTATAAATCTTTCCTTTTGGCAAAACCTTTCATACACGCCGTGCAGATATACCAATTCTTGCGTTGGGTCGTCTTCAATGTCAAAGAACAACTCGTACTCTCTTTTTGGGAACTCAATTTTTTTGTATAAAATGGGATTCCCCTTTTTATTTAGTAATTTTGCTCTGCGAACAATTTTATTTAAAGTGGTTTCGGCAATCCCCCGCAAGAAATGTTCATTGAAATACTTTTGTTTTAATATTTTTTCAACATTTATATTTGCTATATCGCTTGTTTTTTCTATTCCCAATTCCTTATTAAGGACATCTCGTTTACTTCGTCCCAAACAAAATATGTTCGTTAAATCGTCTCTCTCTTTTGCCCAATTCTTACAGCTCTTGTGCCATGGACACAGTTTGCAGATTCCGGTCATAGCGGGTTTATTTTGAATATTATTTTTCAGCAAATTTTCCACCATACTTTTAGTATTATAGTAATATTGCAACCAAGTAGTTTTATTCCGCGCGCTTATGGGTTTGGCGAGGTCATACATTGTTTCTTTTTCGTGAATATCAATAATTATTCCAATATCTTTGTTTGCGAAACCGAGGTTTGCGAAACCAAGCGAGTTTAGAATTTCCGTGTAATGGCATAGCTGGATAGCGTAATGTTTTTTATATTTTCTGCTATCTTCCGAGTCTTCAAAACTTCTTCCGCTTTTTATATCTATAGGGGTATAGAAACCGTCGCCGTTGTGTCTAAGCAAATCGGGGATTCCCATACAGTCTCCGTAAATTATAACGCCTTGATATATTAACGCTGTTTTGTTTTGCACAGCTAAAATTGTTTTCTCAAAACGGTTTTTATGGGAGCCTTTGCTTAAATCCAAAAATTTGCCGATTCTTTTTACCACTTCCTTTTCGTGCAAAGCGCCTTTTTCCCATAACAGGGTAACAAAAGGATTTGCTTTAGGGTTTTTCTCTTTTTTAGGACCATACAAATCCCGCCACACACGATGCGGGCATTGGATATAGTTATACAAATGA contains:
- a CDS encoding TM0106 family RecB-like putative nuclease gives rise to the protein MLITANHLYNYIQCPHRVWRDLYGPKKEKNPKANPFVTLLWEKGALHEKEVVKRIGKFLDLSKGSHKNRFEKTILAVQNKTALIYQGVIIYGDCMGIPDLLRHNGDGFYTPIDIKSGRSFEDSEDSRKYKKHYAIQLCHYTEILNSLGFANLGFANKDIGIIIDIHEKETMYDLAKPISARNKTTWLQYYYNTKSMVENLLKNNIQNKPAMTGICKLCPWHKSCKNWAKERDDLTNIFCLGRSKRDVLNKELGIEKTSDIANINVEKILKQKYFNEHFLRGIAETTLNKIVRRAKLLNKKGNPILYKKIEFPKREYELFFDIEDDPTQELVYLHGVYERFCQKERFIPFVAKTGSPTAEKEAWAKFWKYINSLPKDEFVVYYYASHEKTVYKKLRELYPDVISEEALDKFFGKNIAIDLYTDVIYKHTDWPLSSYSLKDIAQYIGFKWRDKSPSGALSIQWYNKYLETKNPKILDRILKYNEDDCKATMVIKDYIVSRQYP